Proteins encoded by one window of Myxococcales bacterium:
- the arr gene encoding NAD(+)--rifampin ADP-ribosyltransferase: MATHTTPEPFKVWTNDRGEEGFLHGTKADLKTGDLIEPGRSSNYGNRDNAAFVYFTSTLDAATWGAELAIGDGPGRIYIVEPTGPFEDDPNLTDKKFPGNPTRSYRTRPPLRVIGEITDWKGHAPEQLQAMKDGLARLAARGVEAINE, from the coding sequence ATGGCGACGCACACGACCCCAGAGCCGTTCAAGGTGTGGACCAACGACCGTGGCGAGGAAGGCTTCCTCCACGGGACGAAGGCTGACTTGAAGACCGGAGACCTCATCGAGCCCGGGCGCAGCTCGAACTACGGCAACAGGGACAACGCTGCCTTCGTCTACTTCACCTCGACATTGGATGCCGCCACGTGGGGCGCCGAGCTGGCGATCGGTGACGGGCCGGGCCGCATCTACATCGTCGAGCCGACCGGCCCGTTCGAGGACGACCCGAACCTCACCGATAAGAAGTTCCCCGGCAACCCGACGCGGTCGTACCGCACGCGGCCTCCGCTCCGGGTCATCGGCGAGATCACCGACTGGAAGGGCCACGCGCCCGAGCAACTCCAGGCGATGAAGGATGGCCTCGCGCGCCTCGCCGCGAGGGGCGTCGAGGCCATCAACGAGTAG
- a CDS encoding S1 RNA-binding domain-containing protein: protein MTPEGLLGRRVTLTIHSVDAAGAWLAIADAPDAATVFLPARELPEGAAVGAALPVFVYRDSDERVVATTATPALVLGEVAFLEVTSCTDHGAFVDWGLGKELFVPFAEQTRELVVGARHPFGLYLDKSARLAATMRVAPMLTEGGGFELDEWVDGVAWREDPAIGLFVIIDRAYVGLVPATEPHRLGRGEAAQFRVAAILPDGKLVLSLRGHAHHELDNDAAAILAIMSRPDAPRVGDKSSPDQIRAIFGLSKKAFKRAVGRLLKDGAVAFDDRGLLVRT, encoded by the coding sequence GCTGGGCCGGCGCGTGACCCTGACGATCCACTCGGTCGACGCCGCGGGCGCGTGGCTCGCGATCGCCGACGCGCCCGACGCCGCGACCGTGTTCCTGCCGGCGCGCGAGCTGCCCGAGGGCGCCGCGGTCGGCGCCGCCCTGCCGGTGTTCGTCTACCGCGACTCCGACGAGCGCGTGGTCGCGACCACCGCCACGCCGGCGCTGGTGCTGGGCGAGGTCGCGTTCCTCGAGGTCACGTCGTGCACCGACCACGGCGCGTTCGTCGACTGGGGCCTGGGCAAGGAGCTGTTCGTGCCGTTCGCCGAGCAGACCCGCGAGCTCGTCGTCGGCGCCCGCCACCCGTTCGGCCTGTACCTCGACAAGAGCGCGCGCCTGGCCGCGACCATGCGGGTCGCGCCGATGCTGACCGAGGGCGGCGGCTTCGAGCTCGACGAGTGGGTCGACGGCGTGGCCTGGCGCGAGGACCCGGCGATCGGCCTGTTCGTGATCATCGACCGCGCCTACGTCGGCCTGGTGCCGGCCACCGAGCCCCACCGCCTGGGCCGGGGCGAGGCCGCGCAGTTCCGCGTCGCCGCGATCCTGCCCGACGGCAAGCTCGTGCTGTCCCTGCGCGGCCACGCCCACCACGAGCTCGACAACGACGCCGCCGCCATCCTCGCCATCATGTCCCGCCCCGACGCGCCGCGGGTCGGCGACAAGTCCAGCCCCGACCAGATCCGCGCCATCTTCGGCCTCTCGAAGAAGGCCTTCAAGCGCGCCGTCGGCCGCCTCCTCAAGGACGGCGCCGTCGCCTTCGACGACCGCGGCCTGCTGGTCCGGACCTGA